GCTAACAAAATGCTGGAAGGGTAATGCTTCGTATGATCAGCAGGCATGCCCGCCTGAATTGGGCGCCATGTTTTCTTGCAATAAAGGACTTTCTGATACACTTGAAAAGTAGCCTATAAAATCGAAACAAGAGTTTGATAATTGATTTATAAAGGACTTTGTGCGTTTAGAGTTTTGACAATGATAGACAACGGAGGAATGACCACGATCACTCTACTTTGTTGCTTCATCTTGCGGTACAATAATGATATGCCAAATTATTAGCATTATTATTTGGTATAAAGAATTTTAGGCGCCATTTATTTCTTCTTACATTAGTATTTGGAATAAACATTCCCCTAATTTTTAAGGTATTTAGATGAATAGTTTTTCAAATTGCATGGTCATTCCATATCTAGAATTATCTTTTCCTTGCATTATATTTTAGAATAAACAGCTCTTGCATTTTATGTTTTTTTTGCCAAATGGATTCTCCTACTATATATGCTTGCCTTATTCAGAACATGTACAGCAGTGTGTCATGAGCATATGGCATCGTTGCATCTTATTTGGTTGTGTACAAATTTATCACAATATTTCCCTTTATGATGCATAATTAATTTAGTCCAGTTTAGTCCTCAGATATGTTCATCTTCTTGTTCATCAGATTTGATGAGAGACTGATGCTGCTGCGACCATAAGTGCTGGTGATTTCTGTACATGCACCGAACCAACTAAAGCAAACATCGAATGTGTAACTTCTTCCTAGGTAAGAATAATGTGCGCTCATGTTTGCATAGTTTTTATATAGTAAGTTTGTAATGTACATGACCAAGTGGGGCCACATGACTCACCAAATAGTATTTGTTGTCTCTTGGATTGTTATTTATAAAAAATCATTTGTATTGATCTGAACAGAAAGGTCACATTTGCATTTTGGTTCCGTATGTATATGTAGTACTTTCACTGATCTTTTTTCCTATACAAACATACAGGGCGCAAGCATTGGGTGAATCAAATTCACCAAAGGTTGAAGGAGCTCATCCATCCAGTGAGAGCATTGCAGCTTCCCACATGCCATTTATTAATCCATTTGTTTTAATTGCATCAGATACTCCATCCTTCAATTGTATTGCCAGTGTCACTTACACATATGTAATTAAGAGAGAAAATTGGACTTTGCAAGGATGTCACACTACTATTATTTCGATGTGTTTTGCTGAGAAGCTTTATCAAAATTACTATAGTGATCAGTTTCATGGAGTGCCATTTGTTTACACTTTCCTTGCACGGTCACCTGTTGGCACATTCATGGTCATGAAATGCCTATGTTGTAGATTTATGATCCAATTTATTACTTGCTAGAAAAAACTTGTTGACATGGAACTAAGAGGATGGCCAATATGACCCGGAAAATATAGATGATGGTAGCTATATAAAATAATAAATATTGGTGTAGGTTCGGATGTTCTTTCACTGGAAATAGAAATTCAGTTCTTCCATGTCTATCTATTTGTAAAATTACTATCACTTTATTGGAAAAATAGACGGGCGCAGCAACGCGCGTCAATCATGATCTAGTTGTCATTACAATCTCACTGCCAAGACTAGAGAAGGAGCCGCTGCTGATGATGAGGGCTGCGGCAAGCTGTTCTTTGCTGAAGTGTTGTATAGGATCCCGTCGTCGGACCTGTTGGCCAGCGTATGCATGCTTGAACCTGCTGATGATAATGATAATGCTTCTTACTGCTATGGCTGTAAAAGGCATGGAAGTGGTGACCTGAAGCACCCTGCAGATCATACCGATTtcattggggggggggggcagatGACAGATCGTCGTGAATACTTTGACGACGAGGACACCGCTGAGAAGGCCAGGTTAAGGCGGCGGCTTGAGGGCTTTGATGTTGTATACAATGGGAATCAGCAAATGGTGAGACTTGCCAGGAAGCACCAAGGGGATGATGCTTCACACGAGACAAAGCGAATGAGGACACTTACCATGGAACACCAAGGGAATGGCACTTGACATCCCGTGGGCAGGCAAGGAGGGCACTGGGATCTTTCAAAAAAGAAAGGAGGGCACTGGGATTAATTGAACTCTTTCTGTGGGGCGGGACGCCCTGGAGTAGCATTTGTTGTGCCTGAATAAGTATTAATTGTTTCACCATGCATCAGCAACTTACCCTTGCTCTGATTATTAGATCTTCCAAGCTGTAGACCTGAGCAGCTTGCTTTTCCTGCTTCGTACTTGCACGTTAAAAATATCTACAGCATTTAGGATCAGGTAAGTGCTGTACTTATGGTTTCTATGGTTGATAATAGTATACAGATTTTTCTTCAATACTGTGACAAATAAAGTTCCCATGTTCAAGTGCAAGACCCATGAACATAACCTTATTTTTTTTTGTATTATACTAGATAAGTCCACTTTTCAAGGTACCTTTTGTCTTCTGCTAAGATAACAATGCTACATCTTCTTCAAACCTCACGCGCTTTAAACACTTGGTATTTTACATGCTAGCTCCTGTATTTGATAAACTCAACAAATAGTTATAGCTAGAACTCTCACATTTATTCGAGTATATAGTTCTACGAGCTTTGCCAATTTTCAGTCCATGAAAAGTGATTCACATATCCAAAACCAGCTCATACTCCATATGTTTACTAATTTCTTAGTAAGGCTATTTCGGCGTCTCCTCGCCAGATAACTTGTCCAGGAAGGACAATATCTCAGAGTTCACCCTCTCGGCCTGCTCTTGCTGGAGGTAATGGTGACCTTCAATGATGGCAACCTCAAGATCCGGAACACTGAACTTGAAAGCTCCGCTCTCAATGTAGTGTTTGATTCCAAAGGACTGGACACCAGTGTCCTTCTCACCCCCGATAAACTTTGCAGGCACCGTGATCTTCGCACCATGCCATGGCGCAGTAAGCATCCAATTCCTGTGTTTCCCATGAATTAGTGCTACAAAGCTAGGTCGAATAGAAATCATATGAAGAGAAACTCTGAAACTTACGTGTCCATCATGCGGTAGTAGTTGAGCGGCCCGGTGAAGCCAGACTTTTGAAACTTCTCGGCGTACTGACCCAGTTCTTCCTCGGTAATCCAAGGAAGTGGGGATGATGATGATTCCAAAAAGTCTATAATCTCGACTCCAGGAGGAGCAGTGAGGTCATCTAATTTGATGGAGTAGAACTTCTTTAGGACGGTTGCAGCAGCGTACCGATTGAATGCTCTTTCAGTTCTTCCAGGCTCTTGCATGCATGATTTTGAAACAAGTTGGTGTTTTGCACAGCTATGGCGCTAAATACATACAGATGAGGAGAATACATGGAACCTGGGTGCATATTAACCTGATATGCCCCAAAAAATAAAGAAATAGTTGAAAATGTCAAAAAGAAAACTTAAAAACCGTTGACAACAAACTTGATATTCTGTTCGTATAAAAAAATCACCAACGAAAAACTCCAGTCGACCTTTAGGccaaaaagagaaaaaaaagtgAGAACATAAAAGTGTGAATAATAACCTCAATATAGTGCTGACTTTGTTTTTTGTACAATTAAAGTTATTTCTTAGCGAATTTTTTTACACGAGTAGAACACTTCATCATGTTTCTTGccaaaaaaaatcatgttttttCAACCATGTTTGTAATTACCAAGTGAAAAATAACATACACCCAGGTTCCAAGCGTCCTCCTCCGAGACGATGACTACTAGTCTACCATCATAAGTTTATGCTCTATGCATGACTGGTGCCACCCTGAGGCCTGAAACTGTAATTTTGGACCCGCAAAAAAGCCAGTAATTTTGGAGCAAATGAAAGCTATACCATTACTTATGTGAAATATTGTTGTTCAATTTTGGAGGAAGACTATTACTTTACCCGAGGGTGCATTGGTCTAATCTTAAGAAAACAAATGGTATCATCCGAGAAGACTCCTTAGCGCTCGACCGCTCCAACGAGCGAAGCCAATCCAAGGCAAGTCATCAGCCGACCAGAATTTCCATAAGGGCCCACCACGTGAGGCCTTTGTATGAAGGCTGGGAAGGCATGAGGAGTCGGCCCCATCTGAAATCAACACtaatcgcccccccccccccacccccctccCTCCTTGGGGTCAATTAATCCGCCCCTAACTAATCACGTATTTAAACTCCTTCCAAAATCGAGCCTGTCCGAAAACGAGCGCTGCAACGCGCGCGCGCCAGATAGCCATCCCCGGTATCATCATCTAAAACATAGAATGTATCAATtaacaaaaagtaaaaaaaacgAATTTTAAGTTTCTTAACAAAATTTAATACTAGCTTGGATAGTTGCGCTTATGGACAGCTAGTGCCCAAGATTAAGTCTTTAATGGTTGATAGAGAGTTTATTTCTCAGAAATTCATAGAGATCAGAATAAGGTTGCAGATTGACTAGCCAGTTATAGTCGCTCGAATTTAGCACGACTGTGTGACTACATGGCAAGGATCGTCCATGTATAGCTTGCCTCTAAATTGTAAGTTTGCAACCCTATTACTATGGAATAAAACTATGAACCTGAGAAAAAAAAGTTAGATGCGTCCACCAAttgcccccctctctccctccctccctccttccctctctctccctctctctctcacagaagCATCATCTGCTTCAGTTTTTTTATTTTGAGAAACAGTCCGCTTCAGTTTATATGTGATTAATTTCCATGTCAAAGAAGATAAATACATATATTAAAATAGGCTTCAGTTTGTATGTGATTATTTTCCATGTCAAAGAAGATAAATACACAGATTAAAATGGGCTTTTTCTTTATTGTTTTTGGGCCAGATATTTATCCTTTTTATGTAGCATGTATATAATCAAATTACTTGATGAAACTTTGTACATACTTGAAGCACATGCATATATATTTATTTGTATAAAAAAGATTGACATTTTTTAAAACTTCTAAatatattttgtttttgttttttgctcTGCAACGCCGCTCTGCTTGctgtctctctctctcaaaaAAGCATCATCTGCTTCAGTTTGTATGTGATTAATTTCTATGTCACAGAAGTCGATTCACTGCTTCCCGGAGCATGGCGTTGGCAATAAGAAGAATGGATGCATGCTAAAAAATACATAGGACAGCGTCACCTGGTACTGCGTGATGTAGAAGCCATCGCCGCGCGCCGCGAACATCTCCGACACGGGTCCAGGGGAGCGTGGGAAGAACGGCACCCCCAGCGCGACGACGGCGCGCACCCGGTCCGGCCGGAACAGGCACAGATGCCACGCCGCCTGGGCGCCCAAGTCAtgccccaccaccaccacctgcgGCGGCGCCGGGTGTCAGCGCGTCACTCGCAACGGCCGAGGGGTAAAAACACAAAGCTATAGCGGTGCAAAGAAGGGAGCACCTTGGGGAGGCGGAGGTGGTCGAGGAGCGCGACGACATCGCCGACGACGTGGAGGATGGTGTAGGCTGCAGGTTCAGCCGGGGCGCTAGAGTCGCCGAAGCCGCGGAGGTCAGGAGCCAGGGCACGGAAGCCGCGTGCGGCGACAGCGGCCATCTGGTGGCGCCAGGACAGCCAGAGCTCCGGGAAGCCGTGCAGGAGGAGCCCCGCCGGGCCGTCGGCGGGGCCCTGCTCGGCTACGTGCAGGGACACGCCGTTCACGTCGGCGTGCCAGTGCCGCACACCGCCGTTCTCGTTCATGGATAATGGCTTAGTTGACTCGCTCGCCGCGCACTGCTGGTGCTCTGCGGTTCTGTGGTCAGGAGCGGTGGCGATAGTGGCCAACCGAGAACGTATTGAAGTTTTGCAAGCTGACGAGGATACGTCCGCGTTGAACGGACATAAAAAAAATTGTTCCGGATTGACCAGGGCACCGCCTCATACTTTTCTCGCTTAGAAAGATGGGACCAAAAACGAGAAACGAGCGACCAGTCGACGACCAAAACGCACAACTTGATGAAGGCAAACAATTCGGTCCGGTTGACAACAAGGAAAAGTCCgctaaagaaaacaaaaaaaaagtcCAAAACAAACCTTGAACTTGTAGACGGTTGCTAAGCCAAACCCTAAACTTTTAATGCTTGAAATCAGCACACCGAACTCTCTAATCTTGGTCTATTTTAAATCTTGAGTAGGTTCTCGAAGGGATTCTCGACGGGGCAACAGGTCAAACCGGGATCGTTGgctgcggccgaaagcgactggCCGGCCCACCAGGGTGAATAGTGTTTTTCTTTTATGTAGTGGCTGACTTAAAAATGTCGAAAATATGTAAAACTCCTAGGGAATCAAACTTATGATTTAGCACATGTTTGTAGCCGTGATAGATGCACATGCTTGTCCTTGTTTTTTCGCAACGGAACGAACAAAAGGGGGAGCAGCGTGGTGGCGATTATGTCGTGGTTGAAGATGATGGCCTGCTTGGGTATGGTTACAGATTCTTGTGTGGCAGGGTCTTCTCGCAAAGTTTAGGGATGATGACACAGAGCCCCAAAGATCTTCATGTTTTACTAGTTGTTAGGGTGCTCTTTGTTTTTTCTAGTTCTTTGTGCGTGTTTTAGGGTGTACTTACTTATACAGGTCAAAGACATTGTATTATTCCATGATTTGAATACAATCATGCTTTCTAAAAACAACTAAAACGGGATAACCTAGTTCAGCCACTCGCTTGTTGGCTCTGTGTAAGACGTCAACAATATGTCGCAAATAGAAAATGTCCCTAT
This sequence is a window from Triticum urartu cultivar G1812 unplaced genomic scaffold, Tu2.1 TuUngrouped_contig_6285, whole genome shotgun sequence. Protein-coding genes within it:
- the LOC125530398 gene encoding epoxide hydrolase A-like, producing the protein MNENGGVRHWHADVNGVSLHVAEQGPADGPAGLLLHGFPELWLSWRHQMAAVAARGFRALAPDLRGFGDSSAPAEPAAYTILHVVGDVVALLDHLRLPKVVVVGHDLGAQAAWHLCLFRPDRVRAVVALGVPFFPRSPGPVSEMFAARGDGFYITQYQEPGRTERAFNRYAAATVLKKFYSIKLDDLTAPPGVEIIDFLESSSSPLPWITEEELGQYAEKFQKSGFTGPLNYYRMMDTNWMLTAPWHGAKITVPAKFIGGEKDTGVQSFGIKHYIESGAFKFSVPDLEVAIIEGHHYLQQEQAERVNSEILSFLDKLSGEETPK